The stretch of DNA caaccaacaagggcttaatctccaaaatacacgaaaaacttacacaactcaacagcaaaaaaacaaacccaactgaaaaatgggtagatgacctgaatagacatttctccaaagaagacatacagatggccaataggcatatgaaaaaatgctcaatatcaataattattagagaaatgcaaatcaaaactacaatgaggtatcacctcacacctgtcagaatggccatcattaacaagtccacaaataataactgctggagagggtgtggagagaagggaaccctcctacactgttgatgggagtgaaaattggtacaatcactatggaaaacagtatggaggtacatcagaaaagtaaacatagaactaccatatgacccagtcatcccacacctgggcatctatccagacaaaactttcattgaaaaagatacactcacccctatgttcactgcagcactattcacagcagccaagacatggaaacaacctaaatgtccatcgacagatgaatggattaagaagatgtggtacatatacatgatgcaatactactctgccattaaaaagaaaatgccatttgcagcaacatagatggaactagagactctcatactaagtgaagtgagtcagaaagagaaagacaaatactatatgatatcacttatatgtggaatctaatatatggcacaaatgaacctttccacagaaaagaaacaaactcatggacgtggagaacagacctgtcgtttccgagggggagggggagggagtgggatggactgggagtttggggttagtagatgcaaactattggatctggagtggataagcaatgaggtcctgctgtacagcacagggaactatatctaatcacttgtaatggaacatgatggaggatgatgtgaaaaaaagaatgtatgtaaatgtataactaggtcactctgctgtacaccagaaattgacaaaacattgttaatcaactgtgataaaaaaattttaaaaaacactttggaAATACATCAGGCCATGAAAACATGTATACCCATTGACCCAGTAAATCCCCTTGTTGGaaattatacaaagaaaatcaaaaacaaaagaaagggaagaagctcTACATTCACAAATATGGTGCAGTGGTAAGTGACAAACTGGAATGGTTAAGGGGGATGGCGAGTAAATTGTACAGCTGTGCAGAACAGAGGTTTTTAAGTTGAGAATTAAAAGCAAACCTACAATGGCACTTCTGTTTTTAAAGGCAAGTTACCATActatttttctgtaattattaaaaattgaaagaggagttcctgtcgtggctcagcggttaacgaacctgactagcatccatgaagacaagggttcgatccctggcctcgatcagtgggttgaggatctggcgttgccgtgagctgtggtgtaggccggtagctacagctcccattggacccctagcctgggaacctccatgtaccacaggtgctgccctaaaaagacaaaaaaaacagttGAAAGAAATGATGCCTTTAAAGATGAAGCGGATGGTTGTTCATAGTGGTAAAATTAGAGGTGAATTCTCTCACATTTTATGTCATGTGTATTATCaagaaatatattcatattacaAGATGTATgtctttaagttaaaaataatttgatataaatgtaaaaaaaaaaaaactgccaaaagtAAGGGGAGATGGTGGGAACGTTCCCATCCACCCTCTAAGTTCACTGCTTGGTTCACAGCAGATGTGTGGTCAGTGGGGGTTGCTTTAGGGATAGAAGGTCTAGTCAACCACACACCCCACTGCCCGTGTGTCTGTGCCAAGCAATGCCCAGGAGAGAACCGTGATGCTTTTGCTCCAAGCTGAGTCCTCACTTCCCCCACACAGTGTAAGTGTTCATCCagagaatcataaaaaaatatacatatgaggTGCTAGATCCTAGTATAAGACAAGAATTCAATCTAAAAACTTCTAGAAAGGTAATCAAAATATTGCTAGTTTTAATTGTTATTCATAAAACTAACAACACTGGGACATGTCCCTCACTGGAAGCCACTATCAGTGTTACGGGAGTTGTGCCTAACATACAGGACTAGTTAATTAACACTTGCACTAGTATGTTAGCATTTCTACGCCATTATTTCAAGGGCTCTTAGGCTGAACACTAATTGAACCTGCTCTCGGTGTTCTGCTGCAGGGTTTTGGAAGCCCCTTTAGAATGCTCCAGCAGCTTGATGGCCTTGTCAGAGTTTTCAATGTTCCTAAGCAGGGTCTCTAGCcttctcttaattttcttctgaTCTTCAAGAGCACAGCCAATCACTATGGACTGGAACTTCTGATCCACGGGCCCGGCAGGCACCTCGGAAGAACAGGCGCTGTACAGTGACATGAGGTGACTCTTGGCATTTCCCAGGTCATCCAGAAACTTGCTCACCACTTCGTCGATGATCCTGGTGGCTTGCTTGAGGGACTCCTGCTGCTGGGGGTTCCTAATTGTTTCCACCGAAACTTCAACGGTCAGTGTTCGTCCCATCAGACGGTTTGCAGTCAGGTTTAGTTCTTCCCTTTCCCCTAATCAGAAAAAGTTTGACATGTCAATCAATGTGAGAGAGAAATGCATCTGTGTCGAGAATACGAAAATCAAACCTATTCTGTGAGCACGTATGAAGTTCTTCAAGGTCAAAGTTAAAGCTACAGCAGTAGGGTTAATTTAGGAATCAGATTACAGAGAAAGGCTGTAGAGCACTTTTTCCCTGAAGGTCCTTCTGGGATGGCGACCAGATGACCTCTCCAGGTGTCATGTCTGCAAAAGCTGGTGCAGGTGTGCTTCTGGAACTGGGAGGGAGGTCAAGTCCCAACAGAGCGAAGGGTGAGCGTCCCTGGGCTTCTGTGCGGGACGAGCAGGAGAGGGGGCTCCTGACCTGTGGGAGGAGGTGCCTGGAGAGCAGGAAAGTCATGTGCCCTCTACCTTTTGCCTGAGACTCCCAATAATAAGAAAGATTAACACGAAGAAACaagtttattaacatgtataCCTCACGTACACATCAGGGCTCGCGAGCAAGGCTCAGTAACtcccccagagcccaggctgcTACCCTAAATACTGTCCACGGCTTGaaatgctggggagggagggggtgggttATGGAGGGTACCAGAAAAAGCACGAAAAACAACAGTAAGGTCTTGATGTAGGTTGAGTAGGTGCCTTCTCCACTGCTGAGCGTCTCGCAATTTAGCCATGCTCCTCCTGGTACATTTCCTTACAAATGGAAATGTCCATTACAAAATGTAAATgtctcttattattattttttgtcttcttagggctgcaccctcaacatatggaggttctcaggctagggtcaaaccggagcagtagccactggcctacaccacagctcacagcaacgccggatccttagcccactgagcaaggtcaggggtggaacctgcgtcctcatggatgctggtcagatttgtttccactgagccacgacgagaactccacaaATGTCTCTTAGAAAAGAGTAACTTCTCCCTTTTCAGAGCTTCTCCTGTGTCTGCAGTTTCTCAAAAACAGTCAGCTCAAAACAATGCTTAGGCCAAAGAGGCATCTTTTGGCGTGGCACATTCTGTGCGCATATCAGAAAACAATGCCTTAACTGTGGCTGAGAAAACAGTATCTCCTCCGTGATACTGGAGGAGAGGCTGGCCTCTACACTAGGCACCGGCTTCATCTCTCCTGGGACCGGTAGGGGTGCTGGGTCAACCTTTCCCTATTTATGTGAAAATCAGCCATCTCTCATCTGTCCTGTTCTGTAACTCCCTTCCCAATTCAAGGACCTTTGGCCAGAACAGTGGAGAGAGACTAGATCTTGACATCTTGACCCTGCTGAGGCTGCGTAGCAGTCTGGGTCTGGGCTAGACGCTCACTGAACGACACCAGCAACGCAACTATTAGCCCGGGGAGCCAGGCTGGGAGGACCACTGGGTGTGCAGAGAATCACCTCCCAGCAAGCCCATCTCTTCTTGGGCAGTAAGCTCTTCCTCTGGAAACGGGTGTCACTGGGTCCATAATCcactttctctgcctttctccccTTTAAGTGACACCTCCACCCAACCTCTCACCCTCTGACGCTACTGCTTTTCACATCCCGCACAGCTCTGGCCCTTCTTGGAAGCATGGACCTGGAGCAGCTCTCGGGCTGGAGGAGTGGCTCTGCTGatgccccccttcccccacccacccccaggacccccccacccccccgccccccgcagcgcACCTTCGCTGATCTGCCGCATGTCCTGGCTGTTCTGGATGCTGTGGATCATCTCCAGCAGCACCTCCTTCTCCTGCTCCACGGCAGTGGCCGCTTCTCGCAGAGCTTCCACCCTGGGGACCAAGGGGGGCCAGATGTTATAACCCAGACAGCAGAACGGCTGCCTCATCTCCCCATCCCTCAGTCCAACTCACGGTTAAAGATGGTTAACCAAAAATGCCGTATTCcttgttttctgtgcttttaagttttctttttaatccactTGCCCTGCTGCTCCCATTTTCCTCCCCACTCACTGGGCAATAGTTCTGTTTAgcgtttatttatttgtatttgctcTACAAAAAAACGGAATACTTGTGTGCTCGCCTATTTTCAACTTATTTATATCTCACTGTTTCTGCCCTCACGCAGTGTATTTTATGACGAAGCACCAGGTTCCTCCGAGTACGTGTAATCAGGAGCTCCTAGGTCTCGCATAAAATGCCACCTTGTGTCCCCACCTGACCTGACCTCCCCGACCCAGTAGAGATGTACCTCGGCGCCAGTTTTTCGTCACCTCCAGTAACAGGTCAATGACAACCTGTCCTCTCGGGGCCCTGATAACAGGCACCATCCCAGGGCAGGGCGGCTTCCTCGCAGGGTGTGCGGACCCTTCATGCAGCTCCATTCTGGATTGTTCTCCAGAAAGCCCCTGGGTCCCCACAGCCCTATCAAAGCTCAGC from Sus scrofa isolate TJ Tabasco breed Duroc chromosome 7, Sscrofa11.1, whole genome shotgun sequence encodes:
- the BAG2 gene encoding BAG family molecular chaperone regulator 2 isoform X2; the encoded protein is MVPRVEALREAATAVEQEKEVLLEMIHSIQNSQDMRQISEGEREELNLTANRLMGRTLTVEVSVETIRNPQQQESLKQATRIIDEVVSKFLDDLGNAKSHLMSLYSACSSEVPAGPVDQKFQSIVIGCALEDQKKIKRRLETLLRNIENSDKAIKLLEHSKGASKTLQQNTESRFN
- the BAG2 gene encoding BAG family molecular chaperone regulator 2 isoform X1; this translates as MAQARISAKANEGRFCRSSSMADRSSRLLESLDQLELRVEALREAATAVEQEKEVLLEMIHSIQNSQDMRQISEGEREELNLTANRLMGRTLTVEVSVETIRNPQQQESLKQATRIIDEVVSKFLDDLGNAKSHLMSLYSACSSEVPAGPVDQKFQSIVIGCALEDQKKIKRRLETLLRNIENSDKAIKLLEHSKGASKTLQQNTESRFN